One part of the Homo sapiens chromosome 19, GRCh38.p14 Primary Assembly genome encodes these proteins:
- the NIBAN3 gene encoding protein Niban 3 isoform X7, translated as MGGRPSSPLDKQQRQHLRGQVDTLLRNFLPCYRGQLAASVLRQISRELGPQEPTGSQLLRSKKLPRVREHRGPLTQLRGHPPRWQPIFCVLRGDGRLEWFSHKEEYENGGHCLGSTALTGYTLLTSQREYLRLLDALCPESLGDHTQEEPDSLLEVPVSFPLFLQHPFRRHLCFSAATREAQHAWRLALQGGIRLQGIVLQRSQAPAARAFLDAVRLYRQHQGHFGDDDVTLGSDAEVLTAVLMREQLPALRAQTLPGLRGAGRARAWAWTELLDAVHAAVLAGASAGLCAFQPEKDELLASLEKTIRPDVDQLLRQRARVAGRLRTDIRGPLESCLRREVDPQLPRVVQTLLRTVEASLEAVRTLLAQGMDRLSHRLRQSPSGTRLRREVYSFGEMPWDLALMQTCYREAERSRGRLGQLAAPFGFLGMQSLVFGAQDLAQQLMADAVATFLQLADQCLTTALNCDQAAQRLERVRGRVLKKFKSDSGLAQRRFIRGWGLCIFLPFVLSQLEPGCKKN; from the exons ATGGGTGGGCGGCCTTCGAGCCCTCTGGACAAGCAGCAGCGGCAGCACCTAAGGG GTCAGGTGGACACCCTGCTGAGGAACTTCCTGCCTTGCTACCGTGGGCAGCTGGCAGCGTCTGTCCTGCGGCAGATCTCTCGAGAGCTGGGCCCTCAGGAGCCGACCGGAAGCCAGTTGCTACGCAGCAAA AAGCTGCCCCGAGTCCGTGAGCACCGAGGACCCCTGACCCAGCTTCGGGGCCACCCACCCCGGTGGCAGCCGATCTTCTGTGTTCTGCGTGGGGACGGCCGCCTAGAGTGGTTCAGCCACAAGGAG GAATATGAAAACGGGGGCCACTGCCTTGGCTCAACAGCCCTGACAGGATACACGCTCCTGACTTCCCAGCGAGAATATCTCCGCCTTTTGGATGCTCTCTGCCCTGAATCCTTGG GAGACCATACTCAGGAAGAGCCTGACTCCCTCTTGGAAGTGCCTGTGAGCTTCCCGCTGTTCCTGCAGCACCCCTTCCGCCGGCACCTCTGCTTCTCTGCAGCCACCAGGGAGGCACAGCATGCCTGGAGGCTGGCCCTGCAGGGTGGCATCCGGCTTCAGGGCATAG TCCTGCAGCGAAGCCAGGCCCCTGCTGCCCGGGCCTTCCTGGACGCCGTCCGACTCTACCGGCAGCACCAAGGCCACTTTGGCGACGACGACGTGACCCTAGGCTCAGACGCCGAG GTGCTGACCGCGGTGCTGATGCGGGAGCAACTTCCCGCGCTGCGAGCCCAGACCCTTCCTGGCCTGCGGGGGGCAGGCCGCGCCCGCGCCTGGGCCTGGACCGAG CTTCTAGACGCCGTTCACGCAGCTGTCCTGGCCGGGGCCTCCGCCGGGCTCTGCGCCTTCCAGCCCGAAAAGGACGAGCTGCTTGCGTCGCTGGAGAAGACGATCCGCCCGGACGTGGACCAGCTGCTGCGGCAGCGGGCGCGTGTGGCGGGGCGGCTGAGGA CGGATATCAGGGGACCGCTCGAGTCGTGCCTGCGCCGGGAGGTGGACCCGCAGCTGCCCCGGGTCGTGCAGACCCTGCTGCGCACCGTGGAAGCCTCGCTCGAGGCGGTGCGGACCCTCCTGGCTCAAGGCATGGACCGACTGTCCCACCGCCTGCGCCAGAGCCCCTCAGGCACGCGGCTGCGCAGGGAG GTTTACTCATTTGGGGAGATGCCGTGGGACTTGGCGCTGATGCAGACATGCTACCGTGAGGCCGAGCGGAGCCGGGGGCGCTTGGGGCAGCTGGCAGCACCGTTTGGCTTTCTGGGGATGCAGAGCCTCGTGTTTGGGGCCCAAGATCTTGCACAGCAG CTCATGGCTGACGCCGTGGCCACCTTCCTGCAGCTGGCTGACCAGTGTCTGACGACGGCCCTCAACTGTGACCAGGCTGCCCAGAGGCTGGAGAGAGTCAGGGGGCGCGTGCTGAAG AAATTCAAATCGGACAGCGGGTTGGCGCAGAGGAGGTTCATCCGAGGCTGGGGTCTCTGCATCTTTTTACCTTTTGTGCTGAGCCAACTCGAGCCAGGCTGCAAAAAG
- the NIBAN3 gene encoding protein Niban 3 isoform X5: MGGRPSSPLDKQQRQHLRGQVDTLLRNFLPCYRGQLAASVLRQISRELGPQEPTGSQLLRSKKLPRVREHRGPLTQLRGHPPRWQPIFCVLRGDGRLEWFSHKEEYENGGHCLGSTALTGYTLLTSQREYLRLLDALCPESLGDHTQEEPDSLLEVPVSFPLFLQHPFRRHLCFSAATREAQHAWRLALQGGIRLQGIVLQRSQAPAARAFLDAVRLYRQHQGHFGDDDVTLGSDAEVLTAVLMREQLPALRAQTLPGLRGAGRARAWAWTELLDAVHAAVLAGASAGLCAFQPEKDELLASLEKTIRPDVDQLLRQRARVAGRLRTDIRGPLESCLRREVDPQLPRVVQTLLRTVEASLEAVRTLLAQGMDRLSHRLRQSPSGTRLRREVYSFGEMPWDLALMQTCYREAERSRGRLGQLAAPFGFLGMQSLVFGAQDLAQQLMADAVATFLQLADQCLTTALNCDQAAQRLERVRGRVLKKFKSDSGLAQRRFIRGWGLCIFLPFVLSQLEPGCKKELPEFEGDVLAVGSQALTTEGIYEDVIRGCLLQRIDQELKKTLGANDVSCTLDGCLEVPWEQEGADGQTEAHI, translated from the exons ATGGGTGGGCGGCCTTCGAGCCCTCTGGACAAGCAGCAGCGGCAGCACCTAAGGG GTCAGGTGGACACCCTGCTGAGGAACTTCCTGCCTTGCTACCGTGGGCAGCTGGCAGCGTCTGTCCTGCGGCAGATCTCTCGAGAGCTGGGCCCTCAGGAGCCGACCGGAAGCCAGTTGCTACGCAGCAAA AAGCTGCCCCGAGTCCGTGAGCACCGAGGACCCCTGACCCAGCTTCGGGGCCACCCACCCCGGTGGCAGCCGATCTTCTGTGTTCTGCGTGGGGACGGCCGCCTAGAGTGGTTCAGCCACAAGGAG GAATATGAAAACGGGGGCCACTGCCTTGGCTCAACAGCCCTGACAGGATACACGCTCCTGACTTCCCAGCGAGAATATCTCCGCCTTTTGGATGCTCTCTGCCCTGAATCCTTGG GAGACCATACTCAGGAAGAGCCTGACTCCCTCTTGGAAGTGCCTGTGAGCTTCCCGCTGTTCCTGCAGCACCCCTTCCGCCGGCACCTCTGCTTCTCTGCAGCCACCAGGGAGGCACAGCATGCCTGGAGGCTGGCCCTGCAGGGTGGCATCCGGCTTCAGGGCATAG TCCTGCAGCGAAGCCAGGCCCCTGCTGCCCGGGCCTTCCTGGACGCCGTCCGACTCTACCGGCAGCACCAAGGCCACTTTGGCGACGACGACGTGACCCTAGGCTCAGACGCCGAG GTGCTGACCGCGGTGCTGATGCGGGAGCAACTTCCCGCGCTGCGAGCCCAGACCCTTCCTGGCCTGCGGGGGGCAGGCCGCGCCCGCGCCTGGGCCTGGACCGAG CTTCTAGACGCCGTTCACGCAGCTGTCCTGGCCGGGGCCTCCGCCGGGCTCTGCGCCTTCCAGCCCGAAAAGGACGAGCTGCTTGCGTCGCTGGAGAAGACGATCCGCCCGGACGTGGACCAGCTGCTGCGGCAGCGGGCGCGTGTGGCGGGGCGGCTGAGGA CGGATATCAGGGGACCGCTCGAGTCGTGCCTGCGCCGGGAGGTGGACCCGCAGCTGCCCCGGGTCGTGCAGACCCTGCTGCGCACCGTGGAAGCCTCGCTCGAGGCGGTGCGGACCCTCCTGGCTCAAGGCATGGACCGACTGTCCCACCGCCTGCGCCAGAGCCCCTCAGGCACGCGGCTGCGCAGGGAG GTTTACTCATTTGGGGAGATGCCGTGGGACTTGGCGCTGATGCAGACATGCTACCGTGAGGCCGAGCGGAGCCGGGGGCGCTTGGGGCAGCTGGCAGCACCGTTTGGCTTTCTGGGGATGCAGAGCCTCGTGTTTGGGGCCCAAGATCTTGCACAGCAG CTCATGGCTGACGCCGTGGCCACCTTCCTGCAGCTGGCTGACCAGTGTCTGACGACGGCCCTCAACTGTGACCAGGCTGCCCAGAGGCTGGAGAGAGTCAGGGGGCGCGTGCTGAAG AAATTCAAATCGGACAGCGGGTTGGCGCAGAGGAGGTTCATCCGAGGCTGGGGTCTCTGCATCTTTTTACCTTTTGTGCTGAGCCAACTCGAGCCAGGCTGCAAAAAG GAGCTGCCTGAGTTCGAGGGGGATGTCCTTGCCGTGGGCAGCCAGGCTCTGACCACTGAGGGCATCTATGAGGACGTCATCCGGGGGTGCTTGCTGCAGAGGATTGACCAAG